A section of the Flavobacterium sp. CG_23.5 genome encodes:
- a CDS encoding aspartate aminotransferase family protein, which translates to MNLFNVYPLYDVTPVKGLDCIITDDKGIEYLDLYGGHAVISVGHTHPEYVAKLKNQLDHLAFYSNAIQNPIQEELATKLGKLSGCDDYDLFLCSSGAEANENALKLASFVNGKSRVVAFNNSFHGRTSAAVAVTDNEKINAPLNKQQKVTFLAFDDVEALENELKKGDVSSVIIESIQGVGGLDQASTAFFQALEKLCKIYNVILILDEVQAGYGRTGKFFGFQHHDIKPDIITIAKGMGNGFPIGGVLIGNHIDAVYGMLGTTFGGNHLACAAGIAVLDIIEKEKLIDNTIAISAYFQEQIKSVPEVIKVKGRGLMLGVEFDFDVSTLRKKLILEKHIFTGSANNKNLLRILPPLTIKKEAIDTFIIALKESLAEIKP; encoded by the coding sequence ATGAACTTATTTAACGTTTACCCTTTATATGATGTAACTCCAGTAAAAGGATTGGATTGTATCATTACAGATGACAAAGGAATCGAATACTTGGATCTTTATGGAGGTCATGCCGTAATTTCAGTAGGTCATACGCATCCAGAATATGTGGCAAAACTCAAAAATCAATTAGATCATTTGGCCTTTTATTCCAATGCGATTCAGAATCCAATTCAAGAAGAATTAGCCACTAAGTTAGGAAAACTTTCCGGTTGTGATGATTATGATTTATTCTTGTGTAGTTCTGGGGCTGAAGCCAATGAAAATGCATTGAAATTAGCTTCGTTTGTTAACGGCAAATCAAGAGTCGTTGCTTTTAATAACTCTTTTCATGGACGAACCTCTGCGGCTGTTGCTGTCACCGACAATGAAAAAATTAATGCTCCTTTAAACAAGCAGCAAAAAGTTACATTTTTGGCCTTTGATGATGTTGAAGCCTTAGAAAACGAATTAAAAAAAGGAGATGTTTCTTCTGTTATTATCGAATCCATTCAAGGTGTGGGTGGTTTAGACCAAGCTTCGACTGCGTTTTTTCAAGCTTTAGAAAAGTTGTGCAAAATCTACAACGTCATTCTTATTCTAGACGAAGTTCAAGCGGGATATGGAAGAACGGGTAAATTTTTTGGTTTTCAACACCATGACATCAAACCAGATATTATTACCATAGCAAAAGGAATGGGAAATGGTTTTCCCATTGGAGGTGTTTTAATTGGTAATCATATCGATGCTGTTTATGGTATGTTAGGAACTACTTTTGGCGGAAACCATTTGGCTTGTGCCGCAGGAATAGCCGTTTTAGATATTATAGAAAAAGAAAAATTAATTGATAATACAATCGCTATTTCTGCCTATTTTCAAGAACAAATAAAAAGTGTTCCTGAAGTTATTAAAGTAAAAGGAAGAGGATTAATGCTGGGTGTTGAATTTGATTTTGATGTAAGTACTTTACGAAAAAAACTAATTCTTGAAAAGCATATTTTTACGGGAAGTGCCAACAATAAAAATTTATTAAGAATCCTTCCGCCATTGACAATCAAGAAAGAAGCCATCGATACTTTCATTATTGCTTTAAAAGAAAGTTTAGCAGAAATAAAACCATAA
- the argC gene encoding N-acetyl-gamma-glutamyl-phosphate reductase has product MINVGIIGGSGYTAGELIRILMFHPHATIDFVYSTTNAGKPLHVAHHDLMGDIEMNFTDTVNPNVNVVFLCLGHGKSKSFLEQNQFASHTKIIDLGNDFRLTKDKDFGGKSFVYGLPELNKAVIKNAQFIANPGCFATAIQLALLPLAKAEMLTTDVHINATTGSTGAGVTPSETTHFSWRSNNMSHYKAFEHQHLGEINQSVNQLQADYTNELIFVPNRGDFARGIFATLYTTIEESLEDVVAKYEAFYKDQPFVTVTTTGINMKQVVQTNKCIISLMKKGNRLLITSVIDNLTKGASGQAIQNMNLMFGLDETTGLQLKPSGF; this is encoded by the coding sequence ATGATTAACGTTGGAATAATTGGAGGCTCGGGTTACACTGCGGGGGAACTCATCAGAATATTGATGTTTCATCCTCATGCGACTATCGATTTTGTTTACAGCACCACCAATGCTGGAAAACCACTTCATGTTGCGCATCACGATTTGATGGGTGACATCGAAATGAATTTTACTGATACGGTAAATCCTAATGTAAATGTGGTTTTCTTGTGCTTGGGTCATGGTAAATCCAAATCATTTTTGGAGCAAAACCAATTTGCGAGTCATACCAAAATCATCGATTTAGGAAATGATTTCCGTTTGACAAAAGACAAAGATTTCGGTGGTAAATCATTTGTTTACGGTTTACCCGAATTGAATAAAGCAGTCATTAAAAACGCTCAGTTTATAGCCAATCCAGGCTGTTTTGCAACGGCAATTCAACTGGCATTATTGCCTTTGGCGAAAGCCGAAATGCTTACAACGGATGTTCATATCAACGCGACAACGGGAAGCACTGGCGCTGGAGTTACCCCTTCGGAAACGACACATTTCAGTTGGAGGTCCAATAATATGTCGCATTACAAAGCTTTTGAACACCAACATTTGGGTGAAATAAACCAAAGTGTCAATCAATTGCAAGCCGATTATACAAACGAATTGATTTTTGTACCCAACAGAGGAGATTTTGCGAGAGGAATTTTCGCTACATTATACACAACAATCGAAGAAAGTCTGGAAGATGTAGTGGCTAAATATGAGGCTTTTTACAAAGACCAACCTTTTGTAACCGTTACAACCACCGGAATCAACATGAAACAAGTGGTTCAAACGAATAAATGCATTATTAGTTTAATGAAAAAAGGAAACCGGTTATTGATTACCTCCGTAATTGATAATTTGACAAAAGGCGCCTCAGGACAAGCCATTCAAAACATGAATTTGATGTTTGGATTGGATGAAACCACAGGATTGCAATTGAAACCATCGGGTTTCTAA
- a CDS encoding GNAT family N-acetyltransferase has product MNISIIITQEEHYKYSQEICDTIEQSALLRGTGIAKRTPDYIQKKMETKDAVIALDNGKFAGFCYIESWQHGKFVAHSGLIVHPDYRNLGLAKQIKSKVFEYSLEKYPDAKIFGITTGLAVMKINSDLGYKPVPFSELTSDPTFWSGCKTCTNYEILQSKENKMCLCTGMLYDPKEKPKNPPKHPFNVRVLDRLKLIKEALFLKK; this is encoded by the coding sequence ATGAATATATCTATCATTATAACTCAGGAAGAACACTATAAATATTCCCAAGAAATATGCGATACCATTGAGCAATCTGCTTTATTGAGAGGTACGGGAATTGCAAAAAGAACTCCTGATTACATCCAGAAAAAGATGGAAACTAAAGATGCCGTTATCGCATTAGACAACGGGAAATTTGCTGGTTTTTGTTATATCGAAAGTTGGCAGCACGGGAAATTTGTGGCACATTCTGGTTTAATCGTTCATCCTGATTACAGAAATTTAGGCTTAGCCAAACAAATCAAATCAAAAGTATTTGAATATTCTTTGGAGAAATACCCGGACGCTAAGATATTTGGAATCACCACTGGTTTGGCGGTTATGAAAATCAATTCGGATTTGGGTTATAAACCAGTACCTTTTTCGGAATTGACTAGCGATCCTACTTTTTGGTCGGGTTGCAAAACCTGCACCAATTACGAAATTTTGCAAAGCAAAGAAAACAAGATGTGTTTGTGTACTGGAATGTTGTATGACCCAAAAGAGAAACCGAAAAATCCGCCAAAACACCCATTTAACGTGAGAGTTCTCGACAGATTAAAATTAATTAAGGAAGCCTTATTTTTAAAAAAATAA
- a CDS encoding argininosuccinate synthase, with the protein MKKVVLAYSGGLDTSYCLKYLKNEKGYEVHTVLINTGGFDEAELAAIEERAYELGSAQHTNLTIVDKYYDKAIKYLIYGNVLKNNTYPLSVSAERVFQAMEAIKYAKSVGAEAIAHGSTGAGNDQIRFDLIFQTIAPEIEIITPIRDLKLSRQEEVAYLQANGVEYSWEKAQYSINKGLWGTSVGGKETLTSNLPLPSEAYPSQLQKEGEEKVTLHFEKGELVGINNKMDTPVKNIVVLEKLSSAFAIGRDIHVGDTIIGIKGRVGFEAAAPLIIIKAHHLLEKHTLGKWQQYWKEQLGNWYGMLFHEGQFLDPVMRNIETFLEDTQKTVNGTVTVSLKPYHFSLDGIKSENDLMNTGFGQYGEMNNAWTSDDAKGFIKILGNAQNIFSSVNKETYE; encoded by the coding sequence ATGAAAAAAGTTGTATTAGCATATAGCGGAGGATTAGATACCTCTTATTGCCTGAAATATTTGAAGAACGAAAAAGGATACGAAGTTCATACCGTTCTTATTAATACTGGCGGATTTGACGAAGCTGAATTAGCCGCAATTGAAGAAAGAGCTTACGAACTCGGAAGCGCACAACATACAAATCTGACTATTGTAGATAAATATTACGATAAGGCTATCAAATATTTGATTTATGGAAATGTATTAAAAAATAATACTTATCCTTTATCAGTTAGTGCTGAGCGTGTCTTTCAAGCGATGGAAGCTATTAAATATGCAAAATCTGTTGGTGCGGAAGCCATAGCTCACGGAAGTACAGGTGCAGGAAATGACCAAATTCGTTTTGATTTGATTTTCCAAACCATTGCGCCAGAAATTGAGATCATCACTCCTATCCGTGATTTGAAATTATCAAGACAAGAAGAAGTAGCCTATTTGCAAGCCAATGGCGTAGAATATTCTTGGGAAAAAGCTCAATATTCGATTAATAAAGGACTTTGGGGAACTAGTGTTGGCGGTAAAGAAACATTGACCTCAAACCTTCCGCTTCCAAGTGAAGCTTACCCTTCACAATTACAAAAAGAAGGAGAAGAAAAAGTGACTTTGCATTTTGAAAAAGGGGAATTGGTAGGAATCAATAATAAGATGGATACTCCGGTAAAAAATATAGTTGTATTGGAAAAACTGTCAAGTGCTTTTGCAATTGGTAGAGACATTCACGTTGGCGATACCATTATCGGTATCAAAGGAAGAGTTGGTTTTGAAGCTGCTGCACCATTAATTATTATCAAAGCACACCATTTATTGGAGAAACACACTCTTGGAAAATGGCAACAATATTGGAAAGAGCAGCTAGGAAACTGGTACGGAATGTTATTTCATGAAGGACAATTCTTGGATCCTGTAATGAGAAACATCGAGACTTTCCTCGAAGACACTCAAAAAACGGTAAATGGAACAGTGACAGTATCATTGAAACCATATCATTTTTCACTTGACGGCATTAAATCTGAAAATGACTTGATGAACACCGGTTTTGGTCAATATGGCGAAATGAACAATGCTTGGACATCTGATGATGCCAAAGGATTTATCAAAATATTGGGTAATGCACAGAACATATTTTCGTCTGTGAATAAGGAAACTTACGAGTAG
- a CDS encoding glutamate-5-semialdehyde dehydrogenase has protein sequence MNKLLTIENRNAVLSRMAELLEEERANLKTINQQDLHYYFGDDLAMEKRLLVDDAKIDGMILSLQQLANQEDPIGVERFNFDHENGMKIINKTAAFGTIMIIYESRPDVTVEAGGIAFKSGNKILLKGGKESLLSNLKIVELWHQALKENNVAKEWVEYLNYNREETQAFLEKPTQKVDLIVPRGGENLIAFVKKHATCPVIISGRGNNFVYVNKDADLDQALAIIINGKTSNISVCNALDKVLIDTNLKNWEAFAKKVIQELQQRNVTVLGDESISKTTNVPQIESDLIWYEEFLDYKIVIGTTNSDQEAIYKINKYCGGHSASIITKNDAIAQEFMENVDTAAVYQNASTRFTDGGQFGLGGELAISTDKLHQRGPIGLQHLVTNKWYIYGNGQVR, from the coding sequence ATGAACAAACTATTAACTATAGAAAACCGTAACGCAGTTTTAAGCCGTATGGCGGAACTTCTTGAAGAAGAAAGAGCCAATCTTAAAACCATAAACCAACAGGATTTGCACTATTATTTTGGCGATGATTTGGCTATGGAAAAACGATTGTTGGTTGATGATGCTAAAATTGACGGAATGATTTTATCCCTGCAGCAATTAGCCAATCAGGAAGATCCTATTGGTGTAGAACGTTTTAATTTCGACCATGAAAACGGAATGAAAATCATCAATAAAACAGCGGCTTTTGGAACCATAATGATTATTTATGAGTCCAGACCTGATGTTACTGTTGAAGCGGGTGGAATTGCCTTTAAGTCTGGAAATAAAATTCTATTGAAAGGCGGAAAAGAATCCCTACTATCCAATTTGAAAATAGTGGAATTGTGGCATCAAGCTTTAAAAGAAAACAACGTTGCTAAAGAATGGGTGGAGTACTTGAATTACAATCGCGAAGAAACGCAGGCATTTTTGGAGAAACCTACCCAAAAAGTAGATTTAATCGTTCCGCGTGGTGGTGAAAATCTGATTGCTTTTGTAAAAAAACACGCAACCTGCCCGGTAATTATAAGTGGACGAGGAAATAATTTTGTTTATGTAAATAAGGATGCTGATTTAGATCAAGCACTTGCTATTATTATAAATGGAAAAACCTCAAACATATCAGTTTGCAATGCTTTAGATAAAGTTTTAATTGATACTAATTTAAAAAATTGGGAAGCTTTTGCAAAGAAAGTAATTCAGGAATTACAACAAAGAAACGTCACAGTTTTGGGAGACGAAAGTATTTCAAAAACAACGAATGTTCCTCAGATTGAATCGGATTTAATTTGGTACGAAGAGTTTTTGGATTATAAAATTGTCATTGGGACAACCAATTCTGACCAAGAAGCAATTTATAAAATAAATAAATATTGTGGCGGACATTCGGCTTCGATAATCACAAAAAATGATGCAATTGCCCAAGAATTTATGGAAAACGTGGATACCGCAGCCGTGTACCAAAACGCTTCCACCCGATTCACTGATGGAGGACAATTTGGTTTAGGTGGCGAATTGGCGATAAGCACAGACAAATTACACCAACGTGGACCTATTGGTTTGCAACATTTAGTTACTAATAAGTGGTATATTTACGGGAATGGACAAGTGAGATAG